A segment of the Thermoanaerobacterales bacterium genome:
ACGGTCACCGGTATGGTTATCTGGCCCTTACTGGTCACTCGTGCCCTTAACATTCCGGCACCTCCTTACCATCACTGTAAACCTTACATCAGGCTTTAGTCAAGGGGATACCGATCCCCCCGGCGAAAAGCCGCCCCTGCCTATCTCAGGCGGGGCGGCTTTATTCTCGGGTTTTCCGGAGCGCTGCTCGACTTGCCGCAGCACTCTCGCGCCGGCGTGCAAGACGGTGACGATGTTGCCGCAGACACTGCACCTGTAAACCTGGCCGTTCTCCGTCATTGCGGACCACCTCCCGGCGAAGATTGGGCACCCGGGCACATGATTCGGCACGATCACCTTTTTCCCGGCCGGACACGGTACAAGTTGGCTTGTCTTCCCGACCCCGGTGAGTTAGCACGGCAGAAAAACCACACCAACCATCAGAAGGAGAGTGAGCCGGATGCCCGGTCTCAAGGGAACCCGGACGGAGAAGAACCTGCTGACCGCCTTCGCCGGCGAGTCCCAGGCGCGGAACCGCTACACCTACTACGCCGGCCCCACGCAGGCTTCCACCCATGCCGCCCGCCTGTTCTGGTACTTGAGGTAGACGCGTGTTCCCACACGTCGCAGACCAGGAGCGGGACGACTCCCCAC
Coding sequences within it:
- a CDS encoding desulfoferrodoxin FeS4 iron-binding domain-containing protein — protein: MTENGQVYRCSVCGNIVTVLHAGARVLRQVEQRSGKPENKAAPPEIGRGGFSPGGSVSP